In Corythoichthys intestinalis isolate RoL2023-P3 chromosome 4, ASM3026506v1, whole genome shotgun sequence, a genomic segment contains:
- the LOC130915022 gene encoding hepcidin-like translates to MKTFTFTVAVIYMLAFILIKNSFAWPSTQKQNVPEVRDGDVFEAFQMQSEQEKMSDFVRDRHKRDERDCRLCCNCCRMGPTWCGLCCEW, encoded by the exons ATGAAGACCTTCACGTTTACAGTTGCAGTCATTTATATGCTCGCCTTTATTTTGATAAAGAACAGCTTTGCCTGGCCATCGACTCAA AAGCAGAATGTGCCAGAAGTGAGAGATGGGGATGTTTTCGAGGCCTTTCAAATGCAATCAGAACAAGAAAAG ATGAGCGATTTTGTCAGGGACAGACACAAAAGAGATGAGCGAGATTGTCGCTTGTGCTGTAACTGTTGTAGAATGGGGCCTACATGGTGTGGTCTCTGCTGCGAGTGGTGA